In the Candidatus Tisiphia endosymbiont of Melanophora roralis genome, ATCAGTTAATATATACTTTGCAGCAATATAGCACAACAAACTTGTTGCACTAAGTATATACTGAAAAAAATTTGAAAATTATTTATGAATATTAGACTTCATTTTATAGGCACTGGTTACGTTGGATTAGTATCTGGCGTAATGATGAGTTACCTAGGACACGACGTTACTTGCTTAGATACCGATATTTCTAAAATCGATCAGCTTAAAAAAAATATTTTACCAATTTATGAACCAAAATTAGCCAAGTACCTACCGCCATTAGTAAAGTCTAGTAAGTTGAAGTTTACAGCCAGCTACTCGGCTGAATTAAGAAATGCCCAAGCGGTATTTATTACAGTAGGAACACCACCACTACCTTCAGGGGAGGCAGATTTACAATATATTTTTACTGCTATAGATAATTTATGTGAATGGATCAACGATGATTGTTTGATTGTTATTAAATCAACTGTACCTCCAACAACATGTAACCAAATTATTGATTATTTAAAAAAAAGAAATCTTAAATTTCCTGTTGCCTCAAATCCTGAATTTCTTAGAGAAGGTACTGCTGTAGATGACTTTTTAAACCCTGATAGAATATTAATTGGCACAAATAATAAACACGCAGAAGATTTATTAAAAAAGATATACTTGCCTTTGACTACAAAGAATATATCTCTTATATGTACTGATTTGGTTACTGCAGAACTTACCAAATATGCCTCAAATGCTTTCTTAGCAACAAAGATTGCTTTTATTAATGAAATGGCAAATTTATGTGAGAAAACTGGAGCAAATATCAAAGAACTTTCGATTGCTATGGGACTCGACAAGAGAATAGGTAAAGAATGTTTAAATGCTGGACCTGGATTTGGTGGTTCATGTTTTCCTAAGGATCTCTTAGCACTTTCACAAATAGCAGGGCATTATCAATGTAACTTACAAATAGTTAATTCTGTTATAAGTAGTAATGATCAGAGGGTCTATGACATGGCGGATAGGATTCATTATATCATAAATGATAATTTGACTAATAAAAATATTACTGTATTGGGTCTTACTTATAAGGCTGGTACAGATGATATTAGAAGCAGCCCTGCCATTAAAATCATCAAAATCCTAGTTGATAAAGGAGCTAATATCAGGGCATTCGATCCAATAGGTATGGATAATGCTAAAAAAGAGCTAAAAAATATATTTTTTGCCGATTCAGCACTTAGTGCTTGCCAAAATAGTGATATAATTGTAGTGACAACCGAATGGTCGGAGTTTAAAGATTTAGATTGGTCGCTTATTCGCCATCAAGTTAAATCTCCTATAATTATTGATTTCAGGCATATTCTTAACGGAGATATGCTCAAATCTCTTGGGTTTAAATATTATACTATTGGTACGCAATATGAAGTTTGATTTTATTCACTTAAGAGTACAAAGCTCATACTCATTTCTTGAGAGTGCCTTAACAATTGATCGTATAGTAGAGCTGGCACAATTACACAAAATGCCAGCGATTTGTTTAGCAGATAAGGGTAACTTATTTGGCTCACTAGAGTTTGCTTTGAGTAGCTGCAGGGCGGGGGTGCAACCTATAAATGGGGCAATTGTAAACGTTGCTTTTACTAAAGATAACTTTTGTGAAATGGTGCTGATTGCTAAAGATGAGGTAGGTTACAAAAATTTACTAAAAGCAGTTAGTGCTAGTTTCACTGAAAATGATCGCAAAATTTGTAATCATATTACTTTTGATGATTTAGTTAAGTACCATGAAGGGCTTATTATCTTATCCGGTTATACTGATGGGATAATTGGCAAAAGCCTGATTGATGGAAACAAAGAATTAGCCATTTTTTGGACCACTAAGCTACAAAGCATTTTTGGTGATCGTTTCTATTTTGAGATTATGCGGCATAATTTAGCAATAGAACAATCTATAGAAGCAAATTATATAAAAATAGCCGATGACCTTGGTATTCCACTAATTGCTACCAACAAAGTATTGTTTAGCGATGTTAACATGCATGATGCACATGATGTATTATTATGTATATCTGCTGGTGTTAGCAAAGAAGAGGAGAATCGTAAAAAGGTTAGTACTGGATGTTATTTTAAATCACCAAAAGAAATGCTAGAACTTTTTAGTGATTTACCTAATGCTGTACAAAATACCGTCCATTTAGCCCAAAGATGCCACTTTATGGCACATGCTAATCCACTAATGTTACCAAATTTCTCTAGTCTAGATATTAATGAAATAGATCTAATTAAGCAAAACTCCACAGCAGGGTTACTATCAAGACTTGATACAAAATTTAAATGGGAGAATATTGCCATAGATAAACAGCAAGATATTAAACAACAATATCTAACTCGTCTTAATTATGAACTAGATATTATTTGTCGAATGGATTTTGCTGGCTATTTTCTTATAGTCTCTGACTTCATAAAATGGAGTAAAGAGCAAGGTATTATGGTAGGACCTGGTAGAGGCTCTGGGGCGGGATCAATAGTTGCCTGGAGTCTTCTTATCACTGATCTTGATCCTATTAAATTTGGTCTACTATTTGAGCGTTTTTTGAACCCTGAACGTATATCAATGCCAGATTTTGATATTGATTTTTGTCAAGAACGACGAGAAGAAGTTATTAATTATGTACGTTCTAAATACGGAGATAATAAAGTTGGTCAAATCATCACTTTTGGTAAGATGCAGGCAAAAGCCGTTATCAAAGATGTATCACGAGTTCTTGGCTTACCTTATAAATATGCCGAATATCTAACTGAGCTTGTGCCATTTAATGCTGTTACTCCTGTTACATTAAATCAGGCTATAAAGGAAGTAAAGGAGTTGAACAACGCCGCCCATGGCAACGGTCTATATAATTTAGATGGTCAAGATGAGCTAATAAAACAAGTATTGGATACATCCTTAGTGCTTGAGGGACTTAACAGGCATGCTTCTACACATGCAGCGGGAATCGTTATAGCTGGCAAAGATTTAGTAGAAATATTACCAGTTTATAAAGACCTAAATTCGGATATGTTGGTAGTACAATATTCCATGAAATATGCTGAGATTGCTGGTTTAATTAAATTTGATTTTTTAGGTCTGCAAACTCTGACTGTTATTACTAAATGTCTAGAATTATTAAAACAGCAAGACATAAATATTGATTTTAGTAATATGCTATTTGATGATCAAAAAACTTATGAACTGCTGTGTAGTGGTAGAGCTACCGGTGTTTTCCAGTTTGAAAGTAGTGGAATGCAGGATGCTTTAAGACGTCTTAAACCTGACTCCATCCAAGATATAATAGCGTTAGGAGCATTATATCGCCCTGGTCCTATGGATAATATCCCAACTTATATTGCTTGTAAGCACGGTTTGCAGCTACCAGATTACTTGCATGAGATGCTTAAACCAATTTTAGAAGAGACTTATGGAGTTGTTATATATCAGGAACAGGTCTTAGAAATTGCCAAAGTAATTGCTGGCTATAGCTTAGGTGGAGCAGATTTACTTCGTAAAGCCATGGGCAAAAAAATAAAATCTGAAATGGCAGAGCAAGAAGAAACTTTTATTAAAGGTGCGATAGCTAACAATATTTCACGCCAGCAAGCAGAGTCTATTTTTACAACAGTGGCTAAATTTGCTAGCTATGGCTTTAATAAAGCACACGCATCAGCTTATGGTGTAATATCTTATCAAACCGCCTATCTGAAAGCAAATTTTCCAGCCGAATTTTTGGTAGCTTGCTTAAATCTTGAATTAAATAATCATGATAAAATCAATCTATTCATGCAAGAAGCTAGAAATAACAACATTACTATTATTCCTCCTAATATCAATCTTTCCACTGGTTATTTTAGTACTACTCATGAAGAAGGAAAGACATTTATCATCTATGCCCTAGGTGCTATCAAAAGTGTCACAGCTACTTTTGGCAAAATATTAGCAGAAGAAAGAGTTAAAAATGGTAAGTTTAAAAATATTATAGATTTTATTGAGAGGCTACCGCTTAAATCTATTAATCGAAAATTATTAGAGAATCTTATTAAAGCCGGGTGTTTTGATACGTTACATTCTAATCGTAATCAGTTACTGTTAAGTATCGCTAAACTTTTAGCTTATGCCTCTTCCTACCATGCAGAAAAAATTTCTGATCAATTTAGCCTGATTAAGGTAAATTCTGCAAGTCAACAAGTGTTAATTGAAGCAGAACCACTTGATAATAATACTGTCTCTTCTTATGAATTTGAAGTATTAGGACTATTCATTACGCTACATCCATTATCAAGATATCAAGATTTGCTAGCTAGGCTTAATATTGCAACATCACTTGACTTACAAAATGATAGTGGTTCTACTTCTAGTAGGCAGATAAGGATAGCTGGGGTAATACAAAAAAAAGATTCACGTATGTCATCTCGTGGAAGGTTTGTAACCTTACAACTATCCGATCAATTTGGTATTTTCGAATTAACTATTTATAGTGAAGAAATACTTAAAAATTTCGTTCACTTACTTGACATTCAATGTTTAGTTGTAGCACACTGTGATTTGTTTAAGGATGCTGGGGGAACAAGGTTAATCGCTAAAAGCTTCACAACTATTGACGATATAATGAATGAAGAACGACTAGAGATAAAACTCTATCCACAAAATCATTATGAACTATGTCAAATCGTTGATTTGCTTAAAAAGCGTATTAGCCCTGAACGTAGTAATACAAGAATAATTTTATTGCTTAAAGTAAGTATACAAGATGAATTTCAAGAGTTGGCTAGGTGTACGAGTGGTGAGCGGACTAGGCGTAGTCAAACCGTTGTTCCTACGCGAAGTCCCATCGGGCCACAACGCCAACACTTGAAAGGCAAAGGGTATATAAATAATAACTTTACTGCTCGAGTCCATTTACCAGAAATTTTATGTCTAGAAACTGAAGATTTTGAATTTTTAAATCGGTTTATGCTAGGT is a window encoding:
- a CDS encoding UDP-glucose dehydrogenase family protein, which translates into the protein MRLHFIGTGYVGLVSGVMMSYLGHDVTCLDTDISKIDQLKKNILPIYEPKLAKYLPPLVKSSKLKFTASYSAELRNAQAVFITVGTPPLPSGEADLQYIFTAIDNLCEWINDDCLIVIKSTVPPTTCNQIIDYLKKRNLKFPVASNPEFLREGTAVDDFLNPDRILIGTNNKHAEDLLKKIYLPLTTKNISLICTDLVTAELTKYASNAFLATKIAFINEMANLCEKTGANIKELSIAMGLDKRIGKECLNAGPGFGGSCFPKDLLALSQIAGHYQCNLQIVNSVISSNDQRVYDMADRIHYIINDNLTNKNITVLGLTYKAGTDDIRSSPAIKIIKILVDKGANIRAFDPIGMDNAKKELKNIFFADSALSACQNSDIIVVTTEWSEFKDLDWSLIRHQVKSPIIIDFRHILNGDMLKSLGFKYYTIGTQYEV
- the dnaE gene encoding DNA polymerase III subunit alpha, whose amino-acid sequence is MKFDFIHLRVQSSYSFLESALTIDRIVELAQLHKMPAICLADKGNLFGSLEFALSSCRAGVQPINGAIVNVAFTKDNFCEMVLIAKDEVGYKNLLKAVSASFTENDRKICNHITFDDLVKYHEGLIILSGYTDGIIGKSLIDGNKELAIFWTTKLQSIFGDRFYFEIMRHNLAIEQSIEANYIKIADDLGIPLIATNKVLFSDVNMHDAHDVLLCISAGVSKEEENRKKVSTGCYFKSPKEMLELFSDLPNAVQNTVHLAQRCHFMAHANPLMLPNFSSLDINEIDLIKQNSTAGLLSRLDTKFKWENIAIDKQQDIKQQYLTRLNYELDIICRMDFAGYFLIVSDFIKWSKEQGIMVGPGRGSGAGSIVAWSLLITDLDPIKFGLLFERFLNPERISMPDFDIDFCQERREEVINYVRSKYGDNKVGQIITFGKMQAKAVIKDVSRVLGLPYKYAEYLTELVPFNAVTPVTLNQAIKEVKELNNAAHGNGLYNLDGQDELIKQVLDTSLVLEGLNRHASTHAAGIVIAGKDLVEILPVYKDLNSDMLVVQYSMKYAEIAGLIKFDFLGLQTLTVITKCLELLKQQDINIDFSNMLFDDQKTYELLCSGRATGVFQFESSGMQDALRRLKPDSIQDIIALGALYRPGPMDNIPTYIACKHGLQLPDYLHEMLKPILEETYGVVIYQEQVLEIAKVIAGYSLGGADLLRKAMGKKIKSEMAEQEETFIKGAIANNISRQQAESIFTTVAKFASYGFNKAHASAYGVISYQTAYLKANFPAEFLVACLNLELNNHDKINLFMQEARNNNITIIPPNINLSTGYFSTTHEEGKTFIIYALGAIKSVTATFGKILAEERVKNGKFKNIIDFIERLPLKSINRKLLENLIKAGCFDTLHSNRNQLLLSIAKLLAYASSYHAEKISDQFSLIKVNSASQQVLIEAEPLDNNTVSSYEFEVLGLFITLHPLSRYQDLLARLNIATSLDLQNDSGSTSSRQIRIAGVIQKKDSRMSSRGRFVTLQLSDQFGIFELTIYSEEILKNFVHLLDIQCLVVAHCDLFKDAGGTRLIAKSFTTIDDIMNEERLEIKLYPQNHYELCQIVDLLKKRISPERSNTRIILLLKVSIQDEFQELARCTSGERTRRSQTVVPTRSPIGPQRQHLKGKGYINNNFTARVHLPEILCLETEDFEFLNRFMLGSS